In the Arachis ipaensis cultivar K30076 chromosome B10, Araip1.1, whole genome shotgun sequence genome, one interval contains:
- the LOC107623560 gene encoding histone-lysine N-methyltransferase family member SUVH9-like translates to MESVTSAQKTNQPKETPFPLFPPGIPIPTTAIEKAVTATTTATNVPTPFLIIPKREPVEECTTPIPTSNNQDVKPIFPNAPHRETLPAPATTPPSATSCDPSDNENGLYEEFNRVSQLFRTAFAEQQQQQQLRASQQMDSSNDLVLDPNSGAIVPVPPPQEYGGHWNGNDAVGYEGSSSSGGNMTLAKRNRLKELVRVKDLSLKDQRHYREVVRRTRLIYDSLRVLATAEEERRMMLTDWRKARGDLRASTLMKTCGLWLNRDKRIVGAIPGVFVGDVFLYRMELCVVGLHGQTQAGIDYLPASMSSNGEPIATSVIVSGGYEDDMDDGDVIIYSGHGGQDKHSRQVFHQKLEGGNLALERSMHYGIEVRVIRGLRYDGTATAASKVYVYDGLYRIMDCWFDVGKSGFGVYKYKLFRVDGQAKMGSAVLKEACMLRKDPLCFKPVCCLSLDISHRRENVAIRLFNDIDKSNEPLCYEYLPKTNFPPMVFHQTGNAMGCECVDGCVEGCFCAMKNGGEFPYNQSGILLRGKPIIFECGPFCRCPPHCRNRVTQKGLKSRLEVFRSRETGWGVRSLDLIQAGAFICEYTGVILTRQQAQILTMNGDALIYPNRFTDRWAEWGDISLINSNYVRPSFPSIPPLDFALDVSRLRNVACYMSHSTSPNVLVQFVLYDHNNLMFPHLMLFAMESIPPMRELSLDYGVTDDWTGKLAICN, encoded by the coding sequence ATGGAATCTGTTACCTCAGCCCAGAAAACCAACCAACCCAAGGAAACACCGTTCCCACTATTCCCACCTGGAATCCCAATCCCTACGACAGCCATAGAAAAAGCTGTAACCgccaccaccaccgccaccaACGTTCCAACGCCGTTTCTCATAATACCCAAACGCGAACCCGTTGAAGAATGCACCACCCCCATCCCTACCTCTAACAATCAAGACGTCAAACCTATATTCCCAAATGCCCCCCACCGCGAAACCCTACCTGCACCTGCAACTACACCTCCTTCAGCCACCTCCTGCGACCCAAGCGACAACGAAAATGGCCTATACGAAGAGTTCAACCGAGTCTCTCAGCTCTTCCGTACCGCTTTCGccgagcagcagcagcagcagcagcttcGAGCATCTCAGCAAATGGATTCCTCAAACGACCTCGTTTTGGACCCTAATTCGGGGGCAATTGTTCCTGTGCCTCCTCCGCAGGAATACGGGGGTCATTGGAATGGAAACGACGCCGTTGGGTACGAGGGTTCTTCGTCTAGCGGGGGGAATATGACGCTGGCGAAGAGGAACAGGCTGAAGGAGCTTGTGAGGGTAAAAGATCTGAGTCTGAAGGACCAGCGGCATTACCGAGAGGTGGTGAGAAGGACGAGGTTGATCTATGACTCACTTCGGGTGCTGGCGACGGCGGAGGAGGAGAGGAGGATGATGCTGACTGATTGGAGGAAGGCCAGAGGGGACCTTAGGGCATCGACTTTGATGAAAACTTGCGGCCTTTGGCTTAACCGCGACAAGAGGATCGTCGGCGCCATCCCTGGAGTTTTTGTTGGGGATGTGTTCTTATACAGGATGGAATTATGTGTTGTCGGCCTTCACGGGCAGACACAGGCCGGAATTGATTATCTTCCGGCGAGTATGAGTTCCAACGGTGAGCCAATTGCCACCAGTGTCATTGTTTCTGGTGGCTATGAGGATGATATGGATGATGGTGATGTTATCATTTACTCTGGTCATGGGGGACAGGACAAGCATTCTAGGCAGGTGTTTCATCAGAAGTTGGAAGGAGGGAATTTGGCATTGGAGAGGAGTATGCATTATGGGATTGAGGTGAGGGTTATTCGGGGATTGCGGTACGACGGAACTGCCACTGCTGCCAGTAAGGTTTATGTTTATGATGGTTTGTATAGGATTATGGATTGCTGGTTTGATGTTGGGAAGTCTGGTTTCGGTGTTTATAAGTATAAGCTGTTTAGGGTTGATGGGCAGGCTAAGATGGGTAGTGCTGTTCTTAAGGAGGCTTGTATGCTTAGGAAGGATCCATTGTGTTTTAAGCCTGTGTGTTGTTTGTCTCTTGATATTTCGCATAGGAGGGAGAACGTTGCGATTCGGCTTTTTAACGACATTGATAAGAGTAATGAACCGCTTTGTTATGAGTATCTTCCGAAGACTAATTTTCCGCCTATGGTGTTTCATCAGACTGGGAACGCTATGGGTTGTGAGTGTGTGGATGGTTGTGTTGAAGGCTGCTTTTGCGCTATGAAAAATGGAGGCGAGTTTCCTTATAATCAGAGTGGGATTTTGTTGAGAGGGAAGCCTATAATATTTGAATGTGGCCCCTTTTGCCGATGTCCTCCGCATTGTCGGAACCGTGTCACACAGAAGGGGTTGAAAAGTAGGTTGGAAGTGTTTAGGTCTAGGGAAACTGGCTGGGGAGTTAGATCCTTGGACCTTATACAAGCTGGTGCTTTTATATGCGAATATACGGGTGTTATCCTGACCAGGCAGCAAGCACAAATTTTGACCATGAATGGTGATGCATTGATATATCCTAATCGGTTTACTGACAGGTGGGCAGAATGGGGGGATATATCTCTAATAAATTCCAATTATGTTCGCCCATCATTTCCGTCGATACCTCCTTTAGATTTTGCTTTGGATGTGTCAAGATTGAGGAATGTAGCTTGCTACATGAGTCATAGTACATCTCCGAATGTGTTGGTTCAGTTTGTTCTGTATGATCACAATAATTTAATGTTCCCTCACCTTATGCTATTTGCAATGGAGAGCATCCCTCCGATGAGAGAGCTCAGCCTTGATTACGGGGTGACTGATGACTGGACAGGCAAGCTCGCTATATGTAACTGA
- the LOC107622910 gene encoding protein CHROMATIN REMODELING 19 isoform X3, translating into MKRDYYEISDDEWDQHEEQFKPSRILKRPNSTPPSPPPIESFAYNNNNNNCHDEDDDCVEITRASAAFPVELDDLEDADVDNNNSTAAAAPNRGRRFIIDDDDEDGEEEESNQNRNRNVAELYEIGSSSSEEIEEEEVMEGDVVGRALHKCAKISAELKGELFGSSVTACDRYSEVESSSVRIVTQDDVDVACGYEDEDSDFQPLLKPYQLVGVNFLLLLYRKRIGGAILADEMGLGKTVQAITYLTLLNHLHNDPGPHLIVCPASVLENWERELKKWCPSVSTLQYHGAGRTAYCKELNSLSKAGLPPPFNVLLVCYSLFERHSPQQKDDRKILKRWRWSCVLMDEAHALKDRNSFRWKNLMAVARNANQRLMLTGTPLQNDLHELWSLLEFMMPDIFATEGVDLKKLLNPDNRDLIGRMKSILGPFILRRLKSDVMQQLVPKIQKVEYVVMEKQQENAYKEAIEEYRAVSQARIAKCSELNTKSVLEALPRRQINNYFVQFRKIANHPLLIRRIYNDDDVIRFARKLHPIGAFGFECTLDRVIEELKSYNDFSIHRALAELLPSLKKEGHRVLIFSQWTSMLDILEWTLDVIGLTYKRLDGSTQVAERQTIVDTFNNNTSIFACLLSTRAGGQGLNLTGADTVVIHDMDFNPQIDRQAEDRCHRIGQTKPVTIYRLVTRGTVDENVYEIAKRKLVLDAAVLESMEEVSEGNMPEKTMGEILSAILLS; encoded by the exons ATGAAGCGCGACTACTATGAAATCTCCGACGACGAATGGGACCAACACGAAGAACAGTTCAAGCCCTCACGAATCCTCAAGAGACCCAACTctactcctccttctcctcctcccatCGAGTCCTTCgcttacaacaacaacaacaacaattgcCATGACGAGGACGACGATTGCGTTGAAATCACTCGCGCTTCCGCAGCTTTTCCGGTCGAATTGGACGATCTGGAGGATGCTGACGTGGATAACAACAATTCCACTGCAGCTGCAGCCCCGAATCGTGGCCGTCGGTTCATCATCGACGATGACGACGAAGATGGCGAGGAAGAGGAAAGTAATCAGAATAGGAATAGGAATGTTGCGGAATTGTATGAAATAGGGTCATCTTCTTCGGAGgaaattgaggaagaagaggTTATGGAAGGTGATGTGGTTGGTAGGGCTTTGCACAAGTGCGCAAAGATATCGGCGGAGCTGAAGGGGGAGCTTTTCGGGTCGTCGGTGACTGCATGCGACAGGTATTCTGAAGTGGAGTCTTCTTCAGTGAGGATCGTAACTCAG GACGATGTAGACGTTGCGTGTGGGTATGAGGACGAGGATTCGGATTTTCAACCTCTACTGAAGCCGTATCAGCTTGTTGGTGTCAACTTCTTGCTTCTACTGTATCGGAAGCGGATTGGAGGAG CCATATTGGCAGATGAAATGGGCCTGGGCAAAACTGTTCAG GCCATTACATATTTAACTTTGTTGAATCACTTGCATAATGATCCTGGTCCACATCTCATAGTATGTCCTGCTTCTGTTTTGGAAAACTGGGAAAGGGAACTAAAGAAGTGGTGCCCGTCAGTTTCTACTCTTCAATACCATGGGGCTGGACGAACAGCATATTGCAAGGAGTTGAACTCCCTCTCGAAGGCAGGGTTGCCTCCTCCATTTAATGTTCTTCTTGTGTGTTATTCACTTTTTGAACGGCACAG TCCACAGCAGAAAGATGATCGTAAAATATTGAAGCGCTGGAGGTGGAGCTGCGTGCTGATGGATGAAGCTCATGCTTTGAAGGACAGAAATAGCTTTAGGTGGAAAAATTTGATGGCTGTTGCACGGAATGCAAACCAACGATTGATGTTGACTGGGACACCACTTCAGAACGATTTACAT GAGTTATGGTCGTTGTTGGAGTTTATGATGCCTGATATTTTTGCTACTGAAGGTGTTGACTTAAAAAAGCTGCTCAATCCAGACAATAGAGATTTAATCGGTCGTATGAAGTCTATATTGGGGCCATTTATTTTGCGGCGTTTGAAATCTGATGTAATGCAGCAGCTTGTTCCTAAAATACAGAAG GTTGAATATGTTGTAATGGAAAAGCAACAGGAAAATGCTTATAAGGAAGCCATTGAGGAGTATCGTGCTGTCTCACAAGCTCGGATAGCCAAGTGCTCTGAGCTTAACACCAAATCTGTTCTTGAAGCTCTTCCACGCCGACAAATAAATAACTACTTTGTTCAGTTCAGAAAG ATTGCTAACCATCCCTTGCTGATACGGAGAATCTATAATGATGACGATGTCATTCGCTTTGCTAGGAAGTTGCATCCAATAGGTGCTTTTGGTTTTGAATGTACTTTAGACAGAGTTATAGAGGAACTTAAAAGTTACAACGACTTCTCTATTCACCGG GCCTTGGCAGAGCTTCTTCCTTCACTAAAGAAGGAGGGTCATCGTGTCTTGATCTTTAGTCAATGGACGTCAATGCTTGACATATTGGAGTGGACCTTAGATGTCATTGGGTTGACCTACAAACGACTTGATGGAAG TACACAGGTGGCTGAAAGGCAAACGATAGTTGATACATTCAACAACAAtacttccatttttgcatgcttgcTATCGACAAGAGCCGGAGGACAAGGTTTGAACTTAACGGGAGCTGACACAGTTGTAATTCATGACATGGATTTTAACCCACAGATTGATAGACAAGCAGAAGATCGTTGTCATAGAATTGGTCAAACGAAGCCTGTAACCATATACCG GTTGGTAACTAGGGGAACAGTTGATGAAAATGTATATGAGATCGCGAAGAGAAAGTTGGTACTCGATGCTGCTGTCCTCGAGTCCATGGAGGAGGTTAGTGAAGGCAACATGCCTGAGAAAACCATGGGAGAGATATTATCTGCAATTTTGTTGAGTTAA
- the LOC107622910 gene encoding protein CHROMATIN REMODELING 19 isoform X1 — protein MKRDYYEISDDEWDQHEEQFKPSRILKRPNSTPPSPPPIESFAYNNNNNNCHDEDDDCVEITRASAAFPVELDDLEDADVDNNNSTAAAAPNRGRRFIIDDDDEDGEEEESNQNRNRNVAELYEIGSSSSEEIEEEEVMEGDVVGRALHKCAKISAELKGELFGSSVTACDRYSEVESSSVRIVTQDDVDVACGYEDEDSDFQPLLKPYQLVGVNFLLLLYRKRIGGAILADEMGLGKTVQAITYLTLLNHLHNDPGPHLIVCPASVLENWERELKKWCPSVSTLQYHGAGRTAYCKELNSLSKAGLPPPFNVLLVCYSLFERHRFVCLHRDAISTKYSGVNYMFIIYIHSSPQQKDDRKILKRWRWSCVLMDEAHALKDRNSFRWKNLMAVARNANQRLMLTGTPLQNDLHELWSLLEFMMPDIFATEGVDLKKLLNPDNRDLIGRMKSILGPFILRRLKSDVMQQLVPKIQKVEYVVMEKQQENAYKEAIEEYRAVSQARIAKCSELNTKSVLEALPRRQINNYFVQFRKIANHPLLIRRIYNDDDVIRFARKLHPIGAFGFECTLDRVIEELKSYNDFSIHRLLLHYGVNDRKGILSENHVMLSAKCGALAELLPSLKKEGHRVLIFSQWTSMLDILEWTLDVIGLTYKRLDGSTQVAERQTIVDTFNNNTSIFACLLSTRAGGQGLNLTGADTVVIHDMDFNPQIDRQAEDRCHRIGQTKPVTIYRLVTRGTVDENVYEIAKRKLVLDAAVLESMEEVSEGNMPEKTMGEILSAILLS, from the exons ATGAAGCGCGACTACTATGAAATCTCCGACGACGAATGGGACCAACACGAAGAACAGTTCAAGCCCTCACGAATCCTCAAGAGACCCAACTctactcctccttctcctcctcccatCGAGTCCTTCgcttacaacaacaacaacaacaattgcCATGACGAGGACGACGATTGCGTTGAAATCACTCGCGCTTCCGCAGCTTTTCCGGTCGAATTGGACGATCTGGAGGATGCTGACGTGGATAACAACAATTCCACTGCAGCTGCAGCCCCGAATCGTGGCCGTCGGTTCATCATCGACGATGACGACGAAGATGGCGAGGAAGAGGAAAGTAATCAGAATAGGAATAGGAATGTTGCGGAATTGTATGAAATAGGGTCATCTTCTTCGGAGgaaattgaggaagaagaggTTATGGAAGGTGATGTGGTTGGTAGGGCTTTGCACAAGTGCGCAAAGATATCGGCGGAGCTGAAGGGGGAGCTTTTCGGGTCGTCGGTGACTGCATGCGACAGGTATTCTGAAGTGGAGTCTTCTTCAGTGAGGATCGTAACTCAG GACGATGTAGACGTTGCGTGTGGGTATGAGGACGAGGATTCGGATTTTCAACCTCTACTGAAGCCGTATCAGCTTGTTGGTGTCAACTTCTTGCTTCTACTGTATCGGAAGCGGATTGGAGGAG CCATATTGGCAGATGAAATGGGCCTGGGCAAAACTGTTCAG GCCATTACATATTTAACTTTGTTGAATCACTTGCATAATGATCCTGGTCCACATCTCATAGTATGTCCTGCTTCTGTTTTGGAAAACTGGGAAAGGGAACTAAAGAAGTGGTGCCCGTCAGTTTCTACTCTTCAATACCATGGGGCTGGACGAACAGCATATTGCAAGGAGTTGAACTCCCTCTCGAAGGCAGGGTTGCCTCCTCCATTTAATGTTCTTCTTGTGTGTTATTCACTTTTTGAACGGCACAGGTTCGTTTGTCTACACAGAGATGCCATTTCTACAAAATATTCCGGTGTTAACTACATGTTTATAATTTATATTCACTCTAGTCCACAGCAGAAAGATGATCGTAAAATATTGAAGCGCTGGAGGTGGAGCTGCGTGCTGATGGATGAAGCTCATGCTTTGAAGGACAGAAATAGCTTTAGGTGGAAAAATTTGATGGCTGTTGCACGGAATGCAAACCAACGATTGATGTTGACTGGGACACCACTTCAGAACGATTTACAT GAGTTATGGTCGTTGTTGGAGTTTATGATGCCTGATATTTTTGCTACTGAAGGTGTTGACTTAAAAAAGCTGCTCAATCCAGACAATAGAGATTTAATCGGTCGTATGAAGTCTATATTGGGGCCATTTATTTTGCGGCGTTTGAAATCTGATGTAATGCAGCAGCTTGTTCCTAAAATACAGAAG GTTGAATATGTTGTAATGGAAAAGCAACAGGAAAATGCTTATAAGGAAGCCATTGAGGAGTATCGTGCTGTCTCACAAGCTCGGATAGCCAAGTGCTCTGAGCTTAACACCAAATCTGTTCTTGAAGCTCTTCCACGCCGACAAATAAATAACTACTTTGTTCAGTTCAGAAAG ATTGCTAACCATCCCTTGCTGATACGGAGAATCTATAATGATGACGATGTCATTCGCTTTGCTAGGAAGTTGCATCCAATAGGTGCTTTTGGTTTTGAATGTACTTTAGACAGAGTTATAGAGGAACTTAAAAGTTACAACGACTTCTCTATTCACCGG CTTTTACTTCACTATGGTGTCAATGATAGAAAAGGGATACTTTCCGAAAACCATGTTATGCTTTCTGCAAAATGTGGG GCCTTGGCAGAGCTTCTTCCTTCACTAAAGAAGGAGGGTCATCGTGTCTTGATCTTTAGTCAATGGACGTCAATGCTTGACATATTGGAGTGGACCTTAGATGTCATTGGGTTGACCTACAAACGACTTGATGGAAG TACACAGGTGGCTGAAAGGCAAACGATAGTTGATACATTCAACAACAAtacttccatttttgcatgcttgcTATCGACAAGAGCCGGAGGACAAGGTTTGAACTTAACGGGAGCTGACACAGTTGTAATTCATGACATGGATTTTAACCCACAGATTGATAGACAAGCAGAAGATCGTTGTCATAGAATTGGTCAAACGAAGCCTGTAACCATATACCG GTTGGTAACTAGGGGAACAGTTGATGAAAATGTATATGAGATCGCGAAGAGAAAGTTGGTACTCGATGCTGCTGTCCTCGAGTCCATGGAGGAGGTTAGTGAAGGCAACATGCCTGAGAAAACCATGGGAGAGATATTATCTGCAATTTTGTTGAGTTAA
- the LOC107622910 gene encoding protein CHROMATIN REMODELING 19 isoform X2: MKRDYYEISDDEWDQHEEQFKPSRILKRPNSTPPSPPPIESFAYNNNNNNCHDEDDDCVEITRASAAFPVELDDLEDADVDNNNSTAAAAPNRGRRFIIDDDDEDGEEEESNQNRNRNVAELYEIGSSSSEEIEEEEVMEGDVVGRALHKCAKISAELKGELFGSSVTACDRYSEVESSSVRIVTQDDVDVACGYEDEDSDFQPLLKPYQLVGVNFLLLLYRKRIGGAILADEMGLGKTVQAITYLTLLNHLHNDPGPHLIVCPASVLENWERELKKWCPSVSTLQYHGAGRTAYCKELNSLSKAGLPPPFNVLLVCYSLFERHSPQQKDDRKILKRWRWSCVLMDEAHALKDRNSFRWKNLMAVARNANQRLMLTGTPLQNDLHELWSLLEFMMPDIFATEGVDLKKLLNPDNRDLIGRMKSILGPFILRRLKSDVMQQLVPKIQKVEYVVMEKQQENAYKEAIEEYRAVSQARIAKCSELNTKSVLEALPRRQINNYFVQFRKIANHPLLIRRIYNDDDVIRFARKLHPIGAFGFECTLDRVIEELKSYNDFSIHRLLLHYGVNDRKGILSENHVMLSAKCGALAELLPSLKKEGHRVLIFSQWTSMLDILEWTLDVIGLTYKRLDGSTQVAERQTIVDTFNNNTSIFACLLSTRAGGQGLNLTGADTVVIHDMDFNPQIDRQAEDRCHRIGQTKPVTIYRLVTRGTVDENVYEIAKRKLVLDAAVLESMEEVSEGNMPEKTMGEILSAILLS, encoded by the exons ATGAAGCGCGACTACTATGAAATCTCCGACGACGAATGGGACCAACACGAAGAACAGTTCAAGCCCTCACGAATCCTCAAGAGACCCAACTctactcctccttctcctcctcccatCGAGTCCTTCgcttacaacaacaacaacaacaattgcCATGACGAGGACGACGATTGCGTTGAAATCACTCGCGCTTCCGCAGCTTTTCCGGTCGAATTGGACGATCTGGAGGATGCTGACGTGGATAACAACAATTCCACTGCAGCTGCAGCCCCGAATCGTGGCCGTCGGTTCATCATCGACGATGACGACGAAGATGGCGAGGAAGAGGAAAGTAATCAGAATAGGAATAGGAATGTTGCGGAATTGTATGAAATAGGGTCATCTTCTTCGGAGgaaattgaggaagaagaggTTATGGAAGGTGATGTGGTTGGTAGGGCTTTGCACAAGTGCGCAAAGATATCGGCGGAGCTGAAGGGGGAGCTTTTCGGGTCGTCGGTGACTGCATGCGACAGGTATTCTGAAGTGGAGTCTTCTTCAGTGAGGATCGTAACTCAG GACGATGTAGACGTTGCGTGTGGGTATGAGGACGAGGATTCGGATTTTCAACCTCTACTGAAGCCGTATCAGCTTGTTGGTGTCAACTTCTTGCTTCTACTGTATCGGAAGCGGATTGGAGGAG CCATATTGGCAGATGAAATGGGCCTGGGCAAAACTGTTCAG GCCATTACATATTTAACTTTGTTGAATCACTTGCATAATGATCCTGGTCCACATCTCATAGTATGTCCTGCTTCTGTTTTGGAAAACTGGGAAAGGGAACTAAAGAAGTGGTGCCCGTCAGTTTCTACTCTTCAATACCATGGGGCTGGACGAACAGCATATTGCAAGGAGTTGAACTCCCTCTCGAAGGCAGGGTTGCCTCCTCCATTTAATGTTCTTCTTGTGTGTTATTCACTTTTTGAACGGCACAG TCCACAGCAGAAAGATGATCGTAAAATATTGAAGCGCTGGAGGTGGAGCTGCGTGCTGATGGATGAAGCTCATGCTTTGAAGGACAGAAATAGCTTTAGGTGGAAAAATTTGATGGCTGTTGCACGGAATGCAAACCAACGATTGATGTTGACTGGGACACCACTTCAGAACGATTTACAT GAGTTATGGTCGTTGTTGGAGTTTATGATGCCTGATATTTTTGCTACTGAAGGTGTTGACTTAAAAAAGCTGCTCAATCCAGACAATAGAGATTTAATCGGTCGTATGAAGTCTATATTGGGGCCATTTATTTTGCGGCGTTTGAAATCTGATGTAATGCAGCAGCTTGTTCCTAAAATACAGAAG GTTGAATATGTTGTAATGGAAAAGCAACAGGAAAATGCTTATAAGGAAGCCATTGAGGAGTATCGTGCTGTCTCACAAGCTCGGATAGCCAAGTGCTCTGAGCTTAACACCAAATCTGTTCTTGAAGCTCTTCCACGCCGACAAATAAATAACTACTTTGTTCAGTTCAGAAAG ATTGCTAACCATCCCTTGCTGATACGGAGAATCTATAATGATGACGATGTCATTCGCTTTGCTAGGAAGTTGCATCCAATAGGTGCTTTTGGTTTTGAATGTACTTTAGACAGAGTTATAGAGGAACTTAAAAGTTACAACGACTTCTCTATTCACCGG CTTTTACTTCACTATGGTGTCAATGATAGAAAAGGGATACTTTCCGAAAACCATGTTATGCTTTCTGCAAAATGTGGG GCCTTGGCAGAGCTTCTTCCTTCACTAAAGAAGGAGGGTCATCGTGTCTTGATCTTTAGTCAATGGACGTCAATGCTTGACATATTGGAGTGGACCTTAGATGTCATTGGGTTGACCTACAAACGACTTGATGGAAG TACACAGGTGGCTGAAAGGCAAACGATAGTTGATACATTCAACAACAAtacttccatttttgcatgcttgcTATCGACAAGAGCCGGAGGACAAGGTTTGAACTTAACGGGAGCTGACACAGTTGTAATTCATGACATGGATTTTAACCCACAGATTGATAGACAAGCAGAAGATCGTTGTCATAGAATTGGTCAAACGAAGCCTGTAACCATATACCG GTTGGTAACTAGGGGAACAGTTGATGAAAATGTATATGAGATCGCGAAGAGAAAGTTGGTACTCGATGCTGCTGTCCTCGAGTCCATGGAGGAGGTTAGTGAAGGCAACATGCCTGAGAAAACCATGGGAGAGATATTATCTGCAATTTTGTTGAGTTAA